A single region of the Thioalkalivibrio nitratireducens DSM 14787 genome encodes:
- a CDS encoding DUF615 domain-containing protein: protein MDLPDTLRAAVRRQLQYIGRLMRAVDPALTEWLESHPATDAQHLRQLIRNARREAAEGRPPRSSRALFRFLAGSRPAGAQALAEPDPDKEQRGR from the coding sequence CGCCGCGGTGCGCCGGCAACTGCAGTACATCGGCCGGCTGATGCGCGCGGTCGACCCCGCGCTGACCGAGTGGTTGGAAAGCCATCCGGCCACGGACGCCCAGCACCTGCGTCAACTGATCCGCAACGCCCGCAGGGAGGCGGCCGAGGGCAGGCCGCCGCGTTCCAGCCGCGCGCTGTTCCGGTTCCTGGCGGGATCCCGGCCAGCCGGTGCGCAGGCTCTCGCCGAGCCCGATCCCGACAAGGAGCAGCGAGGCCGATGA